ACAATGCCTTGAGACAGCAATTGACGTGCGTGTTGCTCCATCGTTTGCATCCCGTAAGCCGCCCCTGTTTGAATGATTGAGTACATCTGAGCAATTTTATCTTCACGAACAAGATTACGTATCGCTGGTGTTCCCATCATAATTTCATGGCAGGCGACTCGACCGCCACCGTTACGTTTTAAAAGCTTTTGTGCAATCACCGACCGCAAAGATTCTGAAAGCATCGAGCGCACCATATCTTTATCGCTGCCGGGGAACACATCAATAATCCGATCAATGGTTTTTGCCGCTGAGCTTGTGTGTAAGGTCCCAAGTACCAGGTGCCCGGTTTCAGCCGCCGTCAATGCCAAACTGATGGTCTCTTTATCACGCATCTCACCTAACAGAATCACATCAGGATCCTCACGTAACGCACTGCGTAACGCATTGGCAAAACTGCGAGTATCTCGATGAACTTCACGCTGGTTGATCAAGCATTTAATATTTGGATGGATAAATTCGATCGGATCTTCAATCGTTAGAATATGTTTGTTGTGATTGCGGTTAATGTAGTCAACAATAGCAGCTAAGGTGGTTGATTTACCTGATCCTGTGGGGCCAGTTACTAGAACAAGCCCTTTTTCTGCATTGGCAATTTTTTTGAAAATGTCCGGAGCATCTAAAGATTCTAATGTGGGGATGGTACCTGGAATGGCACGAAAGACCGCAGCACAACCACGAGATTGATTAAAAGCATTGACACGAAAACGGCCAACATTATGTAACTCAAATGAAAAGTCGACTTCCAGCTTCTCTTCAAACTCGTTACGCTGAGCATCGTTCATGATTTCAAACACCAAACTATGAACTTCTTGGTGTGTTAGGGCAGGAACACCTAACTTTCTAACGTCGCCATCAATGCGTACCATAGGAGATACGCCTGCAGAAAGATGTAGATCTGAAGCATTATGTTTTACACTAAAATCCAGTAACTCAGTGATATCCATTTACAGTCCTTAAATCTAAAGTACAGTTATGAGTAGTATTCAACAAAATATTGAGCACATCACCTCTCAAATCCGTCACGATGAGCAAGCATGCCAGCGTGCTCCTGAGTCTGTCCAACTTCTTGCCGTCAGTAAAACAAAGCCAGTAGAGGCTTTACTCGAAGCATATCAAGCAGGACAAATCGCATTTGGCGAAAACTATGTCCAAGAAGGCGTCGATAAAATTCAGTATTTTACCGACCATTATCCAAACAATCGCATTGAATGGCACTTTATCGGGCCAATTCAATCCAATAAAACACGCCCTATTGCCGAACATTTCGATTGGGTTCACACCATTGA
This window of the Vibrio azureus genome carries:
- a CDS encoding type IV pilus twitching motility protein PilT, which gives rise to MDITELLDFSVKHNASDLHLSAGVSPMVRIDGDVRKLGVPALTHQEVHSLVFEIMNDAQRNEFEEKLEVDFSFELHNVGRFRVNAFNQSRGCAAVFRAIPGTIPTLESLDAPDIFKKIANAEKGLVLVTGPTGSGKSTTLAAIVDYINRNHNKHILTIEDPIEFIHPNIKCLINQREVHRDTRSFANALRSALREDPDVILLGEMRDKETISLALTAAETGHLVLGTLHTSSAAKTIDRIIDVFPGSDKDMVRSMLSESLRSVIAQKLLKRNGGGRVACHEIMMGTPAIRNLVREDKIAQMYSIIQTGAAYGMQTMEQHARQLLSQGIVSREEVDQKVELEAQHFS